A genomic window from Gemmatimonadota bacterium includes:
- a CDS encoding peptide ABC transporter substrate-binding protein: MKIRFSIALLSAFCIACTAALAWPDTESPASYTNSIGIPLPPDAAPPEYQVFTSFKAENRYLDMATSHYQVIGHDYALVNEPLVRMDRDYNLLPAAASRWEASDDGLTWTFHLQPDLIFADGHPLTAYDFEDTFKRWADPATGFDLEWFYQSIRNWGEVVAAQLPIDSLGVRALDDHAIAFSTEQPTPYLPLILTFSWVTPTHLFEKHGPGWSTRPETLLGSGPFRLLEWSKLDRIVLVPNPHYRGPHKPYLEKVVSKLFNAAVPPPMLSSYEAGAVDLASLTNQAEINRVKHDAGLRDQLVTYSAFGTTYLMMDTFKPPFDDLRVRQAFSHAIDTEALVESALQGVAVPAVSMLPAGFPAANPGELAPVQRYDPGLARRLLAEAGYPDGRGFPQTVMWIRGANLQGGQAPQAVQAMLKRNLNLDIGVQNTEAKLFMETMYQGNIAFAMIPYGYDYMDPSNLLGIWLSTGRHAWFNQRFESVMAEANHLIGDPERRLALYEEAERIVVEDVAGVFLWHSQHNELWKPYLRTEALERNERGGYAIRVDKHLNLSTTLYVTEEVVRDGAAEDRDEGFWDWLFRSGR, from the coding sequence GTGAAAATCCGGTTCTCCATTGCGCTCCTCTCCGCGTTTTGCATTGCCTGCACGGCCGCATTGGCCTGGCCGGACACGGAGTCGCCCGCTTCCTACACCAATTCCATCGGCATTCCGCTTCCTCCCGACGCGGCCCCGCCCGAGTACCAGGTCTTCACCAGTTTCAAGGCCGAAAACCGCTACCTGGATATGGCCACCTCCCACTACCAGGTGATCGGCCACGATTACGCGCTGGTCAACGAACCCCTGGTACGCATGGACCGGGATTACAACCTGCTGCCGGCCGCCGCGAGCCGGTGGGAGGCGTCCGACGACGGGCTCACCTGGACGTTTCACCTGCAACCCGACCTCATCTTCGCCGACGGACATCCCCTTACGGCTTACGACTTCGAGGACACCTTCAAGCGGTGGGCGGACCCTGCCACGGGATTCGACCTCGAATGGTTCTACCAGTCGATCAGGAACTGGGGCGAGGTCGTTGCAGCCCAACTACCCATCGATTCGCTGGGGGTAAGGGCGCTCGACGACCACGCCATCGCTTTCTCGACCGAGCAACCCACGCCCTACCTGCCCCTGATCCTGACCTTCAGCTGGGTGACGCCCACGCACCTTTTCGAGAAACACGGTCCGGGCTGGTCGACACGGCCGGAAACGCTGCTGGGCAGCGGCCCGTTCAGGCTGTTGGAATGGTCGAAGCTGGACCGGATTGTGCTGGTGCCGAATCCCCACTACCGGGGACCCCACAAACCATATCTCGAAAAAGTGGTCTCGAAGCTCTTCAACGCCGCGGTACCTCCGCCGATGTTGTCGTCTTACGAGGCGGGCGCGGTGGACCTGGCCTCCCTGACGAACCAGGCGGAAATCAACCGCGTTAAGCACGATGCAGGGCTCAGGGACCAGCTCGTCACCTATTCGGCCTTCGGGACCACCTACCTGATGATGGACACCTTCAAGCCGCCTTTCGACGATCTCCGGGTGCGGCAGGCATTCAGCCACGCCATCGATACCGAAGCGCTGGTCGAGTCCGCCCTCCAGGGCGTCGCCGTTCCCGCGGTGTCCATGTTGCCCGCCGGGTTTCCCGCGGCCAATCCCGGGGAACTTGCGCCTGTTCAGCGATACGATCCGGGCCTGGCGCGCCGGCTGCTCGCGGAAGCCGGCTATCCGGACGGAAGAGGGTTTCCGCAGACGGTGATGTGGATCAGGGGAGCCAATCTACAGGGGGGACAAGCGCCCCAGGCGGTACAGGCCATGCTGAAGCGCAATCTGAACCTGGATATCGGCGTGCAGAACACCGAGGCCAAACTGTTCATGGAAACCATGTACCAGGGAAACATCGCCTTCGCCATGATCCCCTACGGGTACGACTACATGGATCCCAGCAATCTGCTCGGTATCTGGCTTTCGACGGGCCGCCATGCCTGGTTCAACCAGCGCTTCGAATCCGTCATGGCGGAGGCCAATCACCTGATCGGCGACCCGGAAAGACGTTTAGCGCTCTACGAGGAGGCCGAACGCATCGTGGTCGAGGACGTGGCCGGCGTGTTCCTGTGGCACAGTCAGCACAACGAACTCTGGAAGCCTTACCTGCGCACCGAAGCCCTCGAGCGGAACGAGCGGGGTGGTTACGCGATTCGTGTCGACAAGCATCTCAACCTGTCGACGACGCTTTACGTCACGGAGGAGGTCGTGAGGGACGGGGCCGCCGAGGACCGGGACGAGGGATTCTGGGACTGGCTCTTCAGATCCGGCCGTTGA
- a CDS encoding amidohydrolase family protein, with protein MPFGNRFYDPIYEAAQECRLPMCVHFGVEGAGFANAPTAAGYPSYYLEMRMARPQIAMAHVSSLICEGTFEKFPGLKFLFIEHDTFWVPGLMWHMDTDWKAVRDYTPWVKRLPSEYIRDHVRFGCQPMEQPPTRQDLRTFLDWLHADEILVYASDYPHWDWESPDSVLPGVDAGLKRRVFVDTARELYSLDDQGNPTR; from the coding sequence ATGCCCTTCGGGAACCGGTTCTACGACCCGATCTACGAAGCGGCGCAGGAGTGTCGGCTTCCCATGTGCGTGCACTTCGGCGTGGAGGGCGCCGGTTTTGCCAATGCGCCTACGGCCGCGGGGTACCCGTCCTACTATCTGGAAATGCGCATGGCCCGGCCCCAGATCGCCATGGCGCACGTCTCGAGCCTGATCTGCGAAGGCACGTTCGAGAAATTCCCCGGTCTGAAGTTCCTCTTCATCGAGCACGATACCTTCTGGGTACCGGGGCTGATGTGGCACATGGACACCGACTGGAAGGCGGTCCGCGACTACACGCCCTGGGTCAAGCGGCTACCCAGCGAGTATATACGGGACCACGTCAGGTTCGGATGCCAGCCCATGGAACAGCCGCCGACCCGTCAGGACCTGAGGACCTTCCTCGACTGGCTGCACGCGGACGAAATTCTCGTGTACGCGAGCGACTATCCCCACTGGGACTGGGAATCGCCGGACTCGGTGCTTCCCGGCGTGGATGCGGGGTTGAAGCGCAGGGTGTTCGTGGATACGGCGCGGGAACTGTACAGCCTGGACGACCAGGGAAACCCCACCAGATGA
- a CDS encoding Rieske (2Fe-2S) protein, with translation MSERYEVAAVDELPPGERRIVPAGGRGGIGVFNIGGRYYALRNRCPHKGGPICLGRLRPHVTADEVYTVDHHEKQVLKCAWHQWEFDLATGQALYDPRMRVKTYRVEIEAGKVILYLE, from the coding sequence ATGAGCGAGCGATACGAAGTCGCCGCCGTGGATGAACTGCCTCCCGGCGAGCGGCGAATCGTCCCCGCGGGCGGACGCGGCGGGATCGGCGTGTTCAACATAGGCGGCCGATACTACGCCCTGCGGAACCGTTGTCCGCACAAGGGCGGGCCGATCTGCCTCGGTCGCCTGAGGCCCCATGTAACGGCGGATGAAGTATATACGGTCGATCACCACGAGAAGCAGGTCCTGAAGTGCGCCTGGCACCAGTGGGAATTCGACCTCGCGACCGGCCAGGCGCTCTACGATCCCCGCATGCGGGTCAAGACCTACCGGGTGGAGATCGAAGCGGGCAAGGTGATCCTGTACCTGGAGTGA